The following coding sequences are from one Streptomyces sp. NBC_01232 window:
- a CDS encoding SMI1/KNR4 family protein translates to MEHEALMAGLSDALPTDFGVDEGVDWVAAEAKWESRFPSDFVAFMSVYGAGTLTRHVGIYEPLSEAFDEETETARDIWEVEGGREVLDVDPAHILAWGVTGGADILCWLTADSDPDEWPVLVCGRHTEEVFTVYPCGMAEFLRRLLLNDFPVYPISIDVTSADSGFVHRSVARERRRAGLDAYTGQPL, encoded by the coding sequence GTGGAGCACGAAGCACTGATGGCAGGGTTGTCGGATGCCTTGCCAACGGACTTCGGCGTTGACGAGGGCGTCGACTGGGTTGCAGCCGAAGCGAAGTGGGAGTCACGCTTCCCCAGCGACTTCGTGGCCTTCATGTCCGTGTATGGCGCTGGCACCCTCACCCGCCACGTCGGTATCTACGAGCCCTTGTCCGAGGCGTTCGACGAGGAAACGGAGACCGCCCGCGATATCTGGGAGGTGGAGGGTGGTCGAGAGGTCTTGGACGTTGATCCCGCCCACATTCTCGCGTGGGGCGTGACTGGAGGCGCGGACATCCTGTGTTGGCTGACCGCCGATTCAGACCCGGATGAATGGCCCGTCCTGGTCTGCGGGCGTCACACGGAGGAAGTTTTCACGGTCTACCCGTGCGGCATGGCAGAGTTCTTGCGCAGGCTCCTTCTGAACGACTTCCCCGTCTACCCCATCAGCATCGATGTGACATCGGCGGACAGCGGGTTCGTGCACCGTTCCGTGGCACGGGAACGCAGAAGAGCGGGTCTCGATGCCTATACGGGCCAGCCGCTTTAA
- a CDS encoding alpha/beta fold hydrolase has product MPENTTRVRRDIGHYVDDELRDRYFATCDVLYAKGAPVRSETDVETSFGTTHVYRYGPADSAAESRTPVVLIHGSGGCSAQWYPNTLALSAERPVYALDTPGDPGRSVQREPMWQPERAAQWMDEALDALGLDKVHLVGSSYGGWLVINQAHLRPGRLASVTALDPGGLEKVGLRFFVWIFASLFATYAPKAWRPRLAKWLEQPVIIVPELRAMIQASVKAFKIRRPAPLPLSDNELGSIRTPFYLIMGKRSLLVHPKQQLERVPRLIPGARAEIVAATGHGPQIDHPDLVNARMLGFMEDIDSLDPSAARGTTDA; this is encoded by the coding sequence GTGCCCGAGAACACGACCCGAGTACGCCGCGACATCGGTCACTACGTGGATGACGAGCTGCGCGACCGGTACTTCGCCACTTGCGACGTCCTCTACGCGAAGGGCGCGCCCGTCCGCTCCGAGACGGACGTCGAGACGAGCTTCGGCACCACCCACGTCTACCGGTACGGCCCCGCCGACTCGGCAGCCGAGTCACGCACGCCCGTGGTCCTGATACACGGGTCGGGAGGCTGCTCCGCCCAGTGGTACCCCAACACCCTTGCCCTCAGCGCCGAGCGCCCCGTCTACGCCCTCGACACTCCCGGCGACCCCGGCCGCAGCGTCCAGCGTGAGCCCATGTGGCAGCCCGAGCGCGCGGCTCAGTGGATGGACGAGGCCCTCGACGCGCTGGGCCTCGACAAGGTCCACCTGGTCGGTTCCTCGTACGGCGGCTGGCTGGTCATCAACCAGGCCCACCTTCGGCCCGGCCGGCTCGCCTCGGTCACCGCCCTCGACCCGGGCGGCCTGGAGAAGGTCGGCCTCCGCTTCTTCGTATGGATCTTCGCCAGCCTCTTCGCCACCTACGCCCCCAAGGCGTGGCGGCCCCGCCTCGCCAAGTGGCTGGAGCAGCCGGTGATCATCGTCCCCGAGCTCCGCGCGATGATCCAGGCCAGCGTGAAGGCCTTCAAGATCCGCCGCCCGGCCCCGCTGCCGCTGTCGGACAATGAACTGGGATCCATCCGGACGCCGTTCTACCTGATCATGGGCAAGCGCAGCCTGCTCGTACACCCCAAGCAGCAGCTGGAACGCGTACCGCGCCTGATCCCCGGCGCCCGCGCCGAGATTGTCGCCGCCACCGGCCACGGCCCGCAGATCGACCACCCCGACCTGGTCAACGCCCGGATGCTGGGCTTCATGGAGGACATCGACTCCCTCGACCCGTCGGCGGCACGGGGCACCACAGACGCGTAG
- a CDS encoding MarR family winged helix-turn-helix transcriptional regulator yields MGHEIADALGILLKRTTRTRLHQQLTDGMGEAFDELTYPVLSALARTGPLSAADLAQVAGVNRSGVTRRASRLEAAGLVRREPDPADRRAHLLVLTEEGRLVVAELRTRLADRITESLSSWPPGEAETFARHLRRFMGEGPFA; encoded by the coding sequence ATCGGACACGAGATCGCGGACGCGCTCGGCATTCTGCTCAAGCGCACGACTCGCACGCGCCTGCACCAGCAGCTCACGGACGGCATGGGGGAGGCGTTCGACGAGCTGACCTACCCGGTGCTCAGCGCCCTGGCCCGGACCGGCCCCCTCAGTGCGGCCGACCTCGCTCAGGTCGCGGGGGTCAACCGTTCCGGCGTCACCCGCCGGGCCTCCCGGCTGGAGGCCGCCGGCCTCGTCCGCCGTGAGCCGGACCCCGCCGACCGGCGCGCGCACCTCCTCGTCCTCACCGAGGAGGGCCGGCTCGTCGTGGCCGAGCTGCGGACGCGCTTGGCCGACCGGATCACGGAGAGCCTGTCCTCGTGGCCCCCGGGCGAGGCCGAGACCTTCGCCCGCCACCTGCGCCGCTTCATGGGCGAAGGGCCCTTCGCCTAG
- a CDS encoding flavin monoamine oxidase family protein: MARTPLMHALRRLTAEHASAHRLRLPVADVRGLGRRELMRRAAALGLGTAVAGVAAAPARAATPAPDGKRPQRARVAVVGAGIAGLTAALTLQDAGIPCTVYEANPDRVGGRMWTQRDHWAYGQTSEVGGELIDTSHKKMLELCRRFGLPTEDFLGGGPNGAEEVLWFNGTYYSRTRADEDFKAVYQQLHRDLQDSGEVSWNSTTPVGTALDNMTLYEWIESRVPGGHDSPLGRFIDVAYNVEYGADTTDQSALALVLLMGYQPNPGNFNVWGLSNERYHIVGGNDQLPNAIAAALPSGSIVMGRRLVAVRADTGGTQTLTFDDSGATRTVVADHTVLCLPLPVLQGADTSAAGFDPLMKNLLRDARMGACTKLNMQFTGRPWRGTGPWPGVSAGDCFTDSEVQQTWDTTKLQPGTGGILLQYGGGTLARALTPGTPFATESDPYVRRLTDRTLTGIDAFFPRTKAAWTGRAQLSAWHRNPYSLGAYSYWPTGYLHRYAKYEGTAQGNVHLSGEHCSYDFQGFMEGGATEGERAAREVIAALT, encoded by the coding sequence ATGGCCCGTACGCCCCTCATGCACGCACTCCGCCGGCTCACCGCCGAACACGCCTCCGCCCACCGCCTGCGTCTGCCCGTCGCCGACGTGCGCGGCCTCGGCCGCCGGGAGCTGATGCGGCGGGCGGCCGCCCTCGGCCTCGGCACCGCCGTGGCGGGCGTCGCCGCCGCCCCGGCCCGCGCCGCCACCCCCGCCCCCGACGGCAAAAGGCCCCAACGGGCCCGCGTCGCGGTGGTCGGTGCGGGCATCGCCGGCCTCACCGCCGCCCTCACCCTCCAGGACGCGGGCATCCCGTGCACCGTCTACGAAGCCAACCCCGACCGCGTCGGCGGCCGGATGTGGACGCAGCGCGACCACTGGGCGTACGGGCAGACCTCCGAGGTGGGCGGCGAACTGATCGACACCAGCCACAAGAAGATGTTGGAGCTCTGCCGCCGCTTCGGCCTCCCGACCGAGGACTTCCTCGGCGGCGGCCCCAACGGGGCCGAGGAGGTCCTGTGGTTCAACGGCACCTACTACTCCCGCACCCGGGCCGACGAGGACTTCAAGGCCGTCTACCAGCAGCTGCACCGTGACCTCCAGGACTCCGGCGAGGTGTCCTGGAACTCCACCACCCCCGTCGGCACGGCCCTGGACAACATGACCCTTTACGAGTGGATCGAGAGCCGGGTCCCCGGCGGGCACGACTCGCCGCTCGGCCGCTTCATCGACGTGGCCTACAACGTCGAGTACGGGGCCGACACCACCGACCAGTCCGCCCTCGCCCTGGTCCTGCTGATGGGCTACCAGCCCAACCCCGGTAACTTCAACGTCTGGGGCCTGTCCAACGAGCGCTACCACATCGTCGGCGGCAACGACCAGCTGCCGAACGCCATTGCCGCGGCCCTGCCTTCCGGTTCGATCGTCATGGGCCGCCGGCTGGTCGCCGTGCGCGCCGACACCGGCGGCACCCAGACCCTCACCTTCGACGACTCCGGCGCCACCCGCACGGTCGTGGCCGACCACACCGTCCTGTGCCTGCCGCTGCCGGTCCTCCAGGGCGCCGACACCTCGGCGGCCGGTTTCGACCCCCTCATGAAGAACTTGCTGCGCGACGCCCGGATGGGCGCCTGCACCAAGCTCAACATGCAGTTCACCGGCCGCCCGTGGCGCGGCACCGGCCCCTGGCCCGGCGTGTCGGCGGGCGACTGCTTCACTGACTCCGAGGTCCAGCAGACCTGGGACACCACCAAGCTCCAGCCCGGCACCGGCGGCATCCTGCTCCAGTACGGCGGCGGGACCCTGGCGCGCGCCCTGACCCCCGGCACACCGTTCGCCACCGAGTCCGACCCGTACGTGCGGCGGCTCACCGACCGCACGCTGACCGGGATCGACGCGTTCTTCCCCCGCACCAAGGCCGCATGGACGGGGCGGGCCCAGCTCTCCGCATGGCACCGCAACCCGTACTCGCTGGGCGCGTACTCGTACTGGCCGACCGGCTACCTGCACCGGTACGCGAAGTACGAGGGCACCGCGCAGGGCAACGTCCACCTCTCCGGCGAGCACTGCAGCTACGACTTCCAGGGCTTCATGGAGGGCGGTGCCACCGAGGGCGAACGGGCGGCGCGAGAGGTGATCGCCGCCCTCACCTGA
- a CDS encoding TetR/AcrR family transcriptional regulator: protein MPKRVDHEERRTQIAEALIQVAGRRGLHAVGMRDVAAGAGVSLRLVQYYFETKEKLLFYGLQHLTDRFTARVGARLAAAGPDPGPRVTIEALLLASLPTDEESRTFHLLYSSYSILSVTDGALAAQPFIDNPDAAENAVARLLRQAQESGLADSGADARIEAISLLAVTAAMGTSILVGQRSAESAVAVLHHHLDRIFNSGQTPPLV, encoded by the coding sequence ATGCCAAAACGCGTGGACCACGAAGAACGGCGCACCCAGATCGCCGAAGCGCTCATCCAAGTCGCGGGGCGTCGAGGGCTGCACGCCGTCGGCATGCGCGACGTGGCCGCCGGGGCCGGCGTATCCCTCCGGCTCGTCCAGTACTACTTCGAGACCAAAGAGAAGCTGCTCTTCTACGGACTCCAGCACCTGACCGACCGCTTCACCGCCCGCGTGGGCGCCCGACTGGCCGCCGCCGGCCCCGACCCGGGCCCCCGCGTGACGATCGAGGCGCTGCTGCTGGCATCCCTGCCGACCGACGAGGAGAGCCGGACCTTCCACCTCCTGTACAGCTCGTACTCGATCCTGTCCGTGACCGACGGAGCACTCGCCGCCCAGCCGTTCATCGACAATCCCGACGCCGCGGAGAACGCCGTCGCCAGACTGCTCCGGCAGGCGCAGGAGAGCGGCCTCGCCGACTCCGGCGCCGACGCGCGCATTGAGGCGATCAGCCTGCTCGCCGTAACGGCGGCCATGGGCACCAGCATCCTCGTGGGCCAGCGGAGCGCGGAGTCGGCCGTCGCGGTACTCCACCACCACCTCGATCGGATCTTCAACAGTGGCCAGACCCCACCGCTCGTATGA
- a CDS encoding M4 family metallopeptidase, producing the protein MTRRTPRGMLAAATATVALFSLAGPATAQSSAPTADSTAPQGRIFMVNPVQATGDQALTDGKDADSAVPATAYALAALRNLDGGGGLHGRWASVRSDTGPSARTGEAAGYTRHDDRFEQVMAYFWVNETQEYLQSLGFGTELRGANDRVQPVRINQWGADNSFFTDKKDEIRFGKGGVDDAEDAEVIVHEYGHAVHNAQVPGFGSSPEAGAIGEAFGDYLAVEVGAHADAAYGWPRRADLACVADWDAASYSEAPHCLRRIDGNKVYADLEGEVHADGEIWSRALFDIRNALGSRTADRIIVNAQFGFAPDTSFKDAALTTVSTAQRMYGANAADAVRAAFKARQIPGVQ; encoded by the coding sequence ATGACCCGCCGCACACCCCGCGGCATGCTCGCCGCGGCCACCGCCACCGTGGCGCTCTTCTCGCTCGCCGGCCCGGCCACCGCACAGTCCTCGGCCCCGACGGCCGACTCCACCGCGCCGCAGGGCCGGATCTTCATGGTCAACCCCGTCCAGGCCACGGGCGACCAGGCACTCACCGACGGCAAGGACGCCGATTCCGCCGTCCCCGCCACCGCGTACGCCCTGGCCGCGCTGCGCAACCTGGACGGCGGCGGCGGACTCCACGGCCGCTGGGCCTCCGTACGCTCGGACACCGGCCCCTCGGCCAGGACCGGCGAGGCCGCCGGGTACACCCGTCACGACGACCGGTTCGAGCAGGTCATGGCCTACTTCTGGGTCAACGAGACGCAGGAGTACCTCCAGTCCCTGGGCTTCGGCACCGAGCTGCGGGGCGCCAACGACCGGGTGCAGCCCGTACGGATCAACCAGTGGGGCGCGGACAACTCCTTCTTCACCGACAAGAAGGACGAGATCCGCTTCGGCAAGGGCGGGGTCGACGACGCCGAGGACGCCGAGGTGATCGTCCACGAGTACGGCCACGCGGTGCACAACGCGCAGGTCCCCGGCTTCGGCTCCTCTCCCGAGGCCGGCGCGATAGGCGAGGCCTTCGGTGACTACCTGGCGGTCGAGGTCGGCGCCCATGCGGACGCCGCATACGGCTGGCCGCGGCGGGCCGACCTGGCCTGCGTCGCCGACTGGGACGCGGCCTCCTACAGCGAGGCCCCGCACTGCCTGCGCCGCATCGACGGGAACAAGGTGTACGCCGACCTGGAGGGCGAGGTCCACGCGGACGGGGAGATCTGGTCCCGCGCCCTCTTCGACATCCGCAACGCCCTGGGCTCCCGGACCGCTGACCGCATCATTGTCAACGCCCAGTTCGGTTTCGCGCCGGACACGTCCTTCAAGGACGCGGCCCTGACGACGGTTTCGACCGCCCAGCGGATGTACGGCGCGAACGCTGCGGATGCCGTGCGTGCCGCGTTCAAGGCCCGGCAGATCCCCGGCGTCCAGTAA
- a CDS encoding APC family permease: MSNGSTGTPRSTPAARPAGEVQRLKANSVGLVGVVFMAVATAAPITAMTGNLPIAVGFGNGTGAPAGYLFATVVLTVFAVGYVAMAKRITAAGAFYGYISHGLGRIAGMASGMLAVLAYVVFEASIVGVFSYFARTTVQDQLGVDLPWVLYAAGMLAVTAGLAHFDINLTAKALGVMLVAEIAVLFAVATAVLLSGGGPGGIPLEPVDPRNAFTGTSAGLGLFFAFWSWVGFESTAMYGEESRDPKRVIPKATLISVVGVGLFYIYVSWMTIAGNGLTGSVELSASANPLDLFFAPTRHFIGAWAVDAFQWLLLTGSFACGMAFHQCAARYLYAIGRERFLHPALGRTHPRHGSPHVASVVQTVIAVTLVAGFWLTGQDPYLHLYTLLAILGTMAILIVQTLCSFAVIGYFRRNHPEDRHWFRTFTAPLLGGIAMTAVVVLLVVNMETAAGAAADSVFFKLIPWIVGAVFFGGLGLGLWLKAKAPERYEVIGRIVLEDAAERADDGTAPGSDGTTGLSPFRADV, from the coding sequence ATGTCCAACGGTTCCACCGGCACCCCCCGATCCACCCCGGCGGCCCGCCCCGCAGGCGAGGTCCAGCGCCTCAAGGCCAACTCCGTCGGCCTGGTCGGCGTCGTCTTCATGGCCGTCGCCACCGCCGCCCCCATCACCGCCATGACCGGCAATCTCCCCATCGCGGTCGGCTTCGGCAACGGAACCGGCGCCCCCGCCGGGTACCTCTTCGCCACCGTCGTCCTCACCGTCTTCGCGGTCGGCTACGTGGCCATGGCCAAGCGCATCACCGCCGCGGGCGCCTTCTACGGGTACATCTCCCACGGACTCGGCCGGATCGCCGGCATGGCCTCCGGCATGCTCGCCGTCCTCGCGTACGTCGTCTTCGAGGCCTCGATCGTCGGCGTCTTCTCCTACTTCGCCCGCACCACGGTCCAGGACCAGCTCGGCGTCGACCTCCCCTGGGTGCTGTACGCGGCCGGGATGCTCGCCGTCACCGCCGGCCTCGCCCACTTCGACATCAACCTGACCGCCAAGGCACTCGGCGTGATGCTGGTCGCCGAGATCGCGGTCCTGTTCGCCGTCGCCACCGCCGTACTGCTCTCCGGCGGCGGCCCCGGCGGGATCCCCCTCGAGCCGGTCGACCCCCGGAACGCCTTCACCGGTACCTCCGCCGGCCTCGGCCTCTTCTTCGCTTTCTGGTCCTGGGTCGGCTTCGAGTCCACCGCCATGTACGGCGAGGAGTCCCGCGACCCCAAGCGGGTCATTCCCAAGGCCACGCTCATCTCCGTCGTCGGAGTCGGCCTCTTCTACATCTACGTCTCCTGGATGACCATCGCCGGCAACGGCCTGACCGGGTCCGTGGAACTGTCCGCCTCCGCCAACCCCCTCGACCTCTTCTTCGCCCCCACCCGGCACTTCATCGGCGCATGGGCCGTGGACGCCTTCCAATGGCTTCTGCTCACCGGCTCGTTCGCCTGCGGGATGGCCTTCCACCAGTGCGCCGCCCGCTACCTGTACGCCATCGGCCGCGAGCGCTTCCTGCACCCGGCGCTCGGCCGGACCCACCCGCGCCACGGCTCCCCGCACGTCGCCTCCGTCGTCCAGACCGTCATCGCGGTGACCCTGGTCGCAGGTTTCTGGCTCACCGGCCAGGACCCGTACCTGCACCTGTACACGCTGCTGGCGATCCTGGGCACCATGGCGATCCTGATCGTCCAGACCCTGTGCTCCTTCGCCGTCATCGGCTACTTCCGCCGCAACCACCCCGAGGACCGGCACTGGTTCAGGACCTTCACCGCGCCCCTGCTCGGTGGGATCGCGATGACCGCCGTCGTGGTCCTGCTTGTCGTCAACATGGAGACCGCGGCCGGTGCCGCCGCCGACTCCGTCTTCTTCAAGCTGATCCCCTGGATCGTCGGCGCCGTCTTCTTCGGCGGACTGGGCCTCGGCCTGTGGCTGAAGGCCAAGGCGCCCGAGCGCTACGAGGTCATCGGCCGCATCGTCCTGGAGGACGCCGCCGAGCGTGCCGACGACGGCACCGCCCCCGGTTCCGACGGCACCACCGGCCTGTCCCCGTTCCGTGCGGACGTCTGA
- a CDS encoding VOC family protein has translation MTFAGTYEEVMVLIMDIDSVVVRQRVEDLDAAVPFYEELTGSSASRFSFAEVTLASVGPFLLFAGPDEAVQRVAGVTATLTFADLDAAVEAAEAGGAEIVMPIQPTPNGRRAVLRHPYGGVFEYVGP, from the coding sequence ATGACCTTCGCGGGCACATATGAAGAGGTGATGGTGTTGATCATGGATATAGATTCAGTGGTCGTGCGACAGCGCGTGGAGGATCTGGATGCGGCTGTGCCCTTCTACGAGGAGTTGACTGGAAGCAGCGCATCGCGGTTCTCCTTTGCCGAGGTCACCCTGGCAAGCGTCGGACCTTTCCTCCTGTTTGCCGGGCCCGATGAGGCGGTGCAGCGCGTCGCGGGCGTGACGGCGACCCTCACCTTCGCCGACCTGGACGCCGCAGTAGAGGCGGCGGAGGCGGGAGGAGCCGAAATCGTGATGCCCATTCAGCCCACCCCGAACGGCCGCCGTGCGGTGCTGCGGCACCCGTACGGCGGCGTCTTCGAGTACGTCGGCCCCTGA
- a CDS encoding helix-turn-helix transcriptional regulator, giving the protein MTTVAPGSDVRRHELAEFLRSRRERITPEQVGLVRGPRRRTPGLRREEVAHLSSVGVTWYTWLEQARDIQVSAQVLDAVARALMLDVSEREHLFALAGSLDPAPPAFCPSVTPAVRAMLDQLGHIPACVQNSRYDILAYNAAYGRLLGDLDATPPEDRNCMWLAFTDPQWREAVVDLPSTHRLMAARFRAAMAEHLLEPAWTTLLARLEAASAEFRAVWARHEVAGGPIAKSKYIRNAHVGMLHLEHTNLWLGPSTGPRLVTYVPLDPQTRKRLESLERLAKSADAAEPTETAGTGLPVTA; this is encoded by the coding sequence ATGACCACTGTGGCCCCTGGAAGCGATGTCCGCCGGCACGAGCTGGCCGAGTTCCTGCGCAGCCGCCGCGAGCGGATCACCCCCGAGCAGGTCGGACTGGTGCGCGGGCCGCGCCGCAGGACCCCGGGGCTGCGCCGCGAGGAGGTCGCGCACCTGTCCTCGGTGGGCGTGACCTGGTACACGTGGCTGGAACAGGCGCGCGACATCCAGGTGTCGGCGCAGGTGCTGGACGCGGTCGCGCGGGCGCTGATGCTCGACGTGAGCGAGCGGGAGCACCTGTTCGCGCTGGCCGGGAGCCTGGACCCGGCCCCGCCGGCGTTCTGCCCCAGCGTGACACCGGCCGTGCGGGCGATGCTGGACCAGCTGGGCCACATCCCGGCGTGCGTGCAGAACAGCCGGTACGACATCCTCGCGTACAACGCCGCCTACGGGCGGCTGCTGGGCGACCTGGACGCCACGCCGCCGGAGGACCGCAACTGCATGTGGCTGGCCTTCACGGACCCGCAGTGGCGGGAGGCGGTCGTGGACCTGCCGAGTACGCACCGGCTCATGGCGGCAAGGTTCCGGGCGGCGATGGCCGAGCACCTGCTGGAGCCCGCGTGGACGACGCTGCTGGCCCGGCTGGAGGCGGCGTCGGCGGAGTTCCGGGCGGTGTGGGCCCGCCACGAGGTGGCCGGCGGCCCGATCGCGAAGTCGAAGTACATCCGCAACGCGCACGTGGGCATGCTGCACCTGGAGCACACCAACCTGTGGCTCGGCCCGAGCACCGGGCCGAGGCTGGTGACGTACGTACCGCTGGACCCGCAGACGCGGAAGCGGCTGGAGAGCCTGGAGCGGCTCGCGAAGTCGGCGGATGCGGCAGAGCCGACAGAGACGGCCGGCACCGGGCTCCCCGTGACGGCCTGA
- a CDS encoding MFS transporter encodes MGGLGLFTVLLGAALPLIDFFIVNVALPSIEHDLSAGPALLELVVGGYGVAYAVLLVLGGRVGDSLGRRRLFLIGMAAFGVTSLACGLAPNAWSLVAARVAQGAASALMLPQVLATIQATTEGPRRARALSLYGATGGLSMVAGQILGGVLVAADLAGTGWRAVFLVNVPVVLLGLVLAVRTVPDTRAGRPAGVDVPGTLLLALSLVSLLLPLTEGRAAGWPLWTWVSLAVFPVAAVAFYFTERRADRRGRTPLVPPSLLRLESLRRGLALLLPFSIGFGGFMFVLAVTLQQGLEMGPVAAGLALAPMAVAFFGASLAGPRLVTRFGSRIVTAGGVIQAAGIALLLATLRHGWPDLGPAVLAPGIALAGLGQGFQMPVLIRLMLSDVPADRAGAGSGVMITAQQSAVALGVATLGSLFLALIPTAGVRGAVSVTLLVQLALIALTVVLSLRLPRMR; translated from the coding sequence CTGGGCGGGCTCGGTCTGTTCACCGTTCTCCTGGGCGCGGCCCTGCCCCTGATCGACTTCTTCATCGTCAACGTCGCGCTGCCGTCCATCGAGCACGACCTGTCCGCCGGCCCCGCCCTCCTGGAGCTCGTCGTCGGCGGCTACGGCGTCGCGTACGCCGTCCTGCTCGTCCTGGGCGGGCGCGTCGGCGACAGCCTCGGCCGCCGCCGGCTCTTCCTCATCGGCATGGCCGCCTTCGGCGTCACCTCGCTCGCCTGCGGCCTCGCCCCGAACGCCTGGAGCCTCGTCGCCGCCCGCGTCGCCCAGGGCGCGGCCTCCGCCCTCATGCTGCCGCAGGTGCTCGCCACCATCCAGGCCACCACCGAAGGCCCGCGCCGGGCGCGGGCGTTGAGCCTGTACGGGGCCACCGGCGGCCTGTCCATGGTCGCCGGGCAGATCCTCGGTGGCGTCCTGGTCGCCGCGGACCTCGCCGGAACCGGCTGGCGCGCGGTGTTCCTGGTCAACGTCCCCGTGGTGCTCCTGGGGCTGGTCCTGGCCGTGCGCACCGTGCCGGACACCCGCGCCGGCCGGCCCGCCGGCGTGGACGTACCGGGCACCCTGCTGCTCGCGCTGTCGCTGGTCTCCCTGCTGCTCCCGCTGACCGAGGGGCGGGCCGCCGGCTGGCCGCTGTGGACCTGGGTCTCACTCGCCGTATTCCCCGTCGCCGCCGTGGCGTTCTACTTCACCGAGCGCCGGGCCGACCGCCGCGGCCGTACCCCGCTGGTGCCGCCGAGCCTGCTGAGGCTGGAGTCGCTGCGACGAGGCCTCGCGCTCCTGCTGCCGTTCTCGATCGGGTTCGGCGGCTTCATGTTCGTCCTCGCCGTCACCCTCCAGCAGGGCCTGGAGATGGGCCCGGTGGCGGCGGGCCTGGCGCTGGCGCCGATGGCCGTCGCCTTCTTCGGCGCCTCGCTGGCGGGGCCGCGCCTCGTCACCCGCTTCGGCAGCCGGATAGTCACGGCCGGAGGCGTCATCCAGGCGGCCGGGATCGCCCTCCTGCTGGCCACCCTGCGCCACGGCTGGCCGGACCTCGGCCCCGCCGTGCTCGCGCCGGGCATTGCCCTGGCAGGACTGGGCCAGGGCTTCCAGATGCCCGTACTGATACGTCTGATGCTCTCGGACGTCCCCGCCGACCGGGCCGGGGCGGGCAGCGGCGTCATGATCACGGCCCAGCAGTCCGCCGTGGCGCTCGGGGTCGCCACGCTGGGAAGCCTCTTCCTCGCCCTGATCCCGACGGCGGGCGTCCGCGGGGCGGTGAGCGTCACCCTGCTCGTACAACTCGCCCTGATCGCGCTGACCGTCGTCCTCAGCCTCCGCCTTCCCCGCATGCGCTGA